In Streptomyces nodosus, one DNA window encodes the following:
- a CDS encoding ABC transporter ATP-binding protein yields MRGPGIACAARSLEWAASGRTVVDDVSFDVPPGCFTGLIGPNGSGKSTVLRLLAGLRRPTSGHALLDGSDVAALKRREVARRLAFVAQETASDVDTTVSEVVMLGRAPHRGRSATTDEDVRAVGQAMAAMEVTALAERSWAGLSGGERQRVNIARALAQQTPVVLLDEPTNHLDISHRLGLMELLSRTDATVVAALHELDLAARYCDRLVLLDAGRVVAAGPPATVLTPRLLEQVYRVRATVHPGPDGRPDLRLSPLPRR; encoded by the coding sequence GTGAGGGGCCCGGGGATCGCGTGCGCGGCGCGCTCGCTGGAGTGGGCGGCAAGCGGCCGCACGGTCGTCGACGACGTCTCCTTCGACGTGCCGCCGGGGTGCTTCACCGGGCTGATCGGGCCGAACGGCTCGGGCAAGTCCACCGTGCTGCGTCTGCTCGCCGGGCTGCGCCGCCCCACCTCCGGGCACGCCCTGCTGGACGGATCCGACGTCGCGGCCCTGAAGAGGCGTGAGGTCGCCCGCCGGCTGGCCTTCGTCGCCCAGGAGACCGCCTCGGACGTCGACACGACCGTGTCGGAGGTCGTCATGCTGGGCCGGGCCCCGCACCGCGGACGCTCGGCCACCACCGACGAGGACGTCCGGGCGGTCGGACAGGCCATGGCGGCGATGGAGGTGACGGCGCTCGCCGAACGGTCCTGGGCCGGACTGTCCGGCGGCGAACGGCAACGGGTGAACATCGCCCGGGCGCTGGCCCAGCAGACCCCCGTGGTGCTGCTCGACGAACCCACCAACCATCTGGACATCAGCCACCGGCTCGGCCTCATGGAGTTGCTCTCGCGCACCGACGCCACGGTCGTCGCGGCGCTCCATGAACTCGACCTGGCGGCCCGCTACTGCGACCGATTGGTGCTCCTGGACGCCGGCCGGGTGGTCGCGGCCGGCCCTCCCGCCACGGTTCTCACCCCACGCCTCCTGGAGCAGGTCTACCGGGTCCGGGCCACCGTGCACCCGGGCCCGGACGGCAGACCTGACCTGCGTCTGTCCCCGCTGCCCCGGCGGTGA
- a CDS encoding alpha/beta fold hydrolase: protein MSQHATEITHRLVSTPGGRIHLVEQGSGPLVLLVHGFPESWYSWRHQLPVLAAAGYRAVAIDVRGYGRSSKPDATDAYRMRALVEDNVAVVHALGEESAVIVGHDWGATIAANSALLRPEVFRAVALLSVPYAPRGGPRPSDIFAGMGGDEEIYVSYFQEPGRAEAEIEPDVRGWLSGFYAALSADTMPAPGAPDPHFVSKGGMLRDRFPAGRLPAWLSERDLDVYAGEFERTGMTGALNRYRNMDRDWEDLVAFDNAPITQPSLFIGGGQDASTTWLAAAIEAYPVTLPGLVSSHLLDGCGHWIQQERPAEVNRLLTDWLAALPN from the coding sequence ATGTCGCAGCACGCCACGGAGATCACACACCGGCTGGTGTCCACGCCGGGAGGCCGGATCCACCTCGTGGAACAGGGAAGCGGGCCGCTGGTGCTGCTCGTCCACGGGTTCCCGGAATCCTGGTACTCCTGGCGCCACCAGCTGCCGGTGCTCGCGGCGGCCGGATACCGCGCGGTCGCCATCGACGTCCGTGGTTACGGGCGCTCCTCCAAGCCCGACGCCACGGACGCGTACCGGATGCGCGCCCTGGTGGAGGACAACGTCGCCGTGGTGCACGCCCTGGGTGAGGAATCGGCGGTGATCGTCGGCCATGACTGGGGCGCCACCATCGCCGCGAACTCCGCCCTGCTCAGGCCGGAGGTCTTCCGGGCCGTGGCACTGCTGAGCGTTCCCTACGCCCCGCGCGGCGGCCCCCGCCCCAGCGACATCTTCGCCGGCATGGGCGGGGACGAGGAGATCTACGTCTCGTACTTCCAGGAGCCGGGCCGCGCCGAGGCCGAGATCGAACCCGACGTCCGCGGCTGGCTCTCCGGCTTCTACGCGGCCCTCTCCGCCGACACCATGCCCGCACCCGGCGCGCCCGATCCGCACTTCGTCAGCAAGGGCGGGATGCTGCGTGACCGGTTCCCCGCCGGCCGGCTGCCCGCCTGGCTCAGCGAAAGGGACCTCGACGTCTACGCCGGGGAGTTCGAACGCACCGGCATGACCGGGGCACTCAACCGCTATCGGAACATGGACCGCGACTGGGAGGACCTCGTCGCCTTCGACAACGCCCCCATCACCCAGCCGTCCCTGTTCATCGGCGGCGGCCAGGACGCCTCCACGACCTGGCTGGCCGCCGCGATCGAGGCCTACCCCGTCACACTGCCGGGCCTTGTCTCCTCCCACCTCCTCGACGGCTGCGGCCACTGGATCCAGCAGGAACGCCCCGCCGAAGTCAACCGTCTGCTGACCGACTGGCTCGCCGCCCTCCCCAACTGA